A region of Sesamum indicum cultivar Zhongzhi No. 13 linkage group LG7, S_indicum_v1.0, whole genome shotgun sequence DNA encodes the following proteins:
- the LOC105166010 gene encoding protein RCC2 homolog isoform X1 has product MEPVDEEKKVEEEVKGGELLFCGTTAWDAMGRRRTTLEENLVSPTRLRPLMGVDIRFVASGCVSCHCVALDVEGRCYTWGRNEKGQLGHGDKVQRDRPTIVSELSKYKVVRAGAGRSHSVVVTEDGLSLAFGWNKHGQLGSGSVKNEVELSPVRCLVSEVKTAVCGGDFTVWLTSIEGSSILTAGLPQYGQLGHGSNNEYNTKDSSVKLAYEAQPRPRAIASLSEKTIVKVACGTNHTVAVDKNGHVYTWGFGGYGRLGHREQKDEWTPRCVDVFTRHNVLPPDAVVSAGSANSACTAGGGQLYMWGKIKNSGDDWMYPKPLMDLSGWHLRCMDSGNMHHFVGADSSCISWGHAQSGELGYGPNGQKSSAIPKKVDILEGMHVISVACGFAHSLVVVDRTNIADQLEQLEVHDGKAANEAVVEVPDSGPAVAEKTPKKSSVKKSQNSKKRKNVESSSEDEEDSEYDTDDSDEMLNGQAEHGRGAKSSGKGRGKNTGKSASGRKSNGRGRGRPPSQTKSSQSAEGKGSGRRGRPKKS; this is encoded by the exons ATGGAGCCGGTGGACGAGGAGAAGAAAGTGGAGGAGGAGGTGAAGGGTGGGGAGTTGCTTTTCTGCGGCACAACTGCGTGGGATGCAATGGGCCGACGGAGGACCACGCTGGAGGAAAATTTGGTTTCTCCCACGAGGCTGCGCCCGCTTATGGGAGTGGATATTCGCTTTGTTGCCTCTGGTTGCG TGTCTTGTCACTGTGTGGCGTTGGACGTTGAAGGACGCTGTTATACATGGGGCCGCAATGAG AAGGGTCAGCTTGGTCACGGGGATAAAGTTCAGCGAGATAGGCCAACAATTGTTTCAGAATTGTCCAA GTATAAAGTTGTTAGAGCAGGGGCTGGGAGGAGTCATTCTGTGGTAGTGACTGAAGATGGCCTCTCTCTTGCATTTGGTTGGAATAAGCATGGGCAGCTTGGTTCAGGTTCTGTAAAAAATG AAGTTGAATTATCTCCAGTTCGTTGTCTAGTTTCTGAAGTCAAAACTGCAGTTTGTGGTGGTGATTTCACCGTGTGGTTGACTTCTATTGAAGGATCTTCTATATT AACTGCTGGTCTTCCACAGTATGGTCAGCTTGGGCATGGTTCCAACAATGAG TATAATACCAAAGACAGCTCTGTGAAGCTTGCTTATGAAGCTCAACCTCGCCCTAGGGCTATAGCCTCCCTTTCCGAGAAGACTATAGTAAAAGTTGCTTGTGGAACTAATCATACAG TGGCGGTTGATAAGAATGGACATGTTTACAC GTGGGGCTTTGGTGGTTATGGAAG GCTTGGACATAGGGAACAGAAGGATGAATGGACTCCACGGTGTGTTGATGTTTTCACAAGGCATAACGTACTGCCACCTGATGCAGTCGTTTCAGCAGGTTCTGCTAATTCGGCATGTACAGCCG GTGGTGGACAGCTTTACATGTGGGGCAAGATTAAGAACAGTGGGGATGATTGGATGTACCCTAAGCCTTTGATGGATTTGAG TGGCTGGCATCTACGCTGCATGGATTCAGGCAATATGCACCACTTTGTCGGTGCTGATTCTTCATGCATAAGCTGGGGCCATGCACAATCTGGGGAACTGGGATATGGACCTAATGGACAAAA ATCTTCTGCAATCCCCAAAAAGGTGGACATCCTAGAGGGAATGCATGTAATCAG TGTTGCCTGTGGATTTGCCCATTCCTTGGTGGTAGTTGATAGAACAAATATTGCTGATCAACTTGAACAG CTTGAAGTACACGACGGTAAAGCTGCCAATGAAG CAGTGGTTGAAGTACCTGATAGTGGACCCGCGGTGGCTGAAAAAACTCCAAAAAAGAGTTCTGtcaaaaaatctcaaaattcgaaaaagaggaagaatgTAGAAAGTTCTTCAGAGGATGAGGAAGATAGTGAGTATGACACTGATGATAGTGACGAAATGCTTAATGGTCAGGCTGAACATGGAAGAGGCGCGAAGTCCTCAGGTAAAGGAAGAGGCAAAAATACAGGCAAATCTGCTTCAGGGAGAAAGAGCAATGGTCGTGGGAGGGGACGACCCCCATCACAGACAAAAAGCTCACAGAGTGCTGAAGGAAAAGGATCGGGTAGGAGGGGGAGGCCAAAAAAGTCATGA
- the LOC105166010 gene encoding protein RCC2 homolog isoform X2, whose translation MEPVDEEKKVEEEVKGGELLFCGTTAWDAMGRRRTTLEENLVSPTRLRPLMGVDIRFVASGCVSCHCVALDVEGRCYTWGRNEKGQLGHGDKVQRDRPTIVSELSKYKVVRAGAGRSHSVVVTEDGLSLAFGWNKHGQLGSGSVKNEVELSPVRCLVSEVKTAVCGGDFTVWLTSIEGSSILTAGLPQYGQLGHGSNNEYNTKDSSVKLAYEAQPRPRAIASLSEKTIVKVACGTNHTVAVDKNGHVYTWGFGGYGRLGHREQKDEWTPRCVDVFTRHNVLPPDAVVSAGSANSACTAGGGQLYMWGKIKNSGDDWMYPKPLMDLSGWHLRCMDSGNMHHFVGADSSCISWGHAQSGELGYGPNGQKSSAIPKKVDILEGMHVISVACGFAHSLVVVDRTNIADQLEQLEVHDGKAANEVVEVPDSGPAVAEKTPKKSSVKKSQNSKKRKNVESSSEDEEDSEYDTDDSDEMLNGQAEHGRGAKSSGKGRGKNTGKSASGRKSNGRGRGRPPSQTKSSQSAEGKGSGRRGRPKKS comes from the exons ATGGAGCCGGTGGACGAGGAGAAGAAAGTGGAGGAGGAGGTGAAGGGTGGGGAGTTGCTTTTCTGCGGCACAACTGCGTGGGATGCAATGGGCCGACGGAGGACCACGCTGGAGGAAAATTTGGTTTCTCCCACGAGGCTGCGCCCGCTTATGGGAGTGGATATTCGCTTTGTTGCCTCTGGTTGCG TGTCTTGTCACTGTGTGGCGTTGGACGTTGAAGGACGCTGTTATACATGGGGCCGCAATGAG AAGGGTCAGCTTGGTCACGGGGATAAAGTTCAGCGAGATAGGCCAACAATTGTTTCAGAATTGTCCAA GTATAAAGTTGTTAGAGCAGGGGCTGGGAGGAGTCATTCTGTGGTAGTGACTGAAGATGGCCTCTCTCTTGCATTTGGTTGGAATAAGCATGGGCAGCTTGGTTCAGGTTCTGTAAAAAATG AAGTTGAATTATCTCCAGTTCGTTGTCTAGTTTCTGAAGTCAAAACTGCAGTTTGTGGTGGTGATTTCACCGTGTGGTTGACTTCTATTGAAGGATCTTCTATATT AACTGCTGGTCTTCCACAGTATGGTCAGCTTGGGCATGGTTCCAACAATGAG TATAATACCAAAGACAGCTCTGTGAAGCTTGCTTATGAAGCTCAACCTCGCCCTAGGGCTATAGCCTCCCTTTCCGAGAAGACTATAGTAAAAGTTGCTTGTGGAACTAATCATACAG TGGCGGTTGATAAGAATGGACATGTTTACAC GTGGGGCTTTGGTGGTTATGGAAG GCTTGGACATAGGGAACAGAAGGATGAATGGACTCCACGGTGTGTTGATGTTTTCACAAGGCATAACGTACTGCCACCTGATGCAGTCGTTTCAGCAGGTTCTGCTAATTCGGCATGTACAGCCG GTGGTGGACAGCTTTACATGTGGGGCAAGATTAAGAACAGTGGGGATGATTGGATGTACCCTAAGCCTTTGATGGATTTGAG TGGCTGGCATCTACGCTGCATGGATTCAGGCAATATGCACCACTTTGTCGGTGCTGATTCTTCATGCATAAGCTGGGGCCATGCACAATCTGGGGAACTGGGATATGGACCTAATGGACAAAA ATCTTCTGCAATCCCCAAAAAGGTGGACATCCTAGAGGGAATGCATGTAATCAG TGTTGCCTGTGGATTTGCCCATTCCTTGGTGGTAGTTGATAGAACAAATATTGCTGATCAACTTGAACAG CTTGAAGTACACGACGGTAAAGCTGCCAATGAAG TGGTTGAAGTACCTGATAGTGGACCCGCGGTGGCTGAAAAAACTCCAAAAAAGAGTTCTGtcaaaaaatctcaaaattcgaaaaagaggaagaatgTAGAAAGTTCTTCAGAGGATGAGGAAGATAGTGAGTATGACACTGATGATAGTGACGAAATGCTTAATGGTCAGGCTGAACATGGAAGAGGCGCGAAGTCCTCAGGTAAAGGAAGAGGCAAAAATACAGGCAAATCTGCTTCAGGGAGAAAGAGCAATGGTCGTGGGAGGGGACGACCCCCATCACAGACAAAAAGCTCACAGAGTGCTGAAGGAAAAGGATCGGGTAGGAGGGGGAGGCCAAAAAAGTCATGA